In the Micromonospora narathiwatensis genome, one interval contains:
- a CDS encoding Fur family transcriptional regulator translates to MSSGEELLRSRGLRVTRPRLAVLDVLADGGHLEVDEITRRVRERLDSVSTQAVYDVLAALSRAGLSRRIEPAGSPARYEARAGDNHHHVVCRGCGEIADIDCATGSAPCLDPDTTHGFEVDEAEVTFWGLCPTCQTRRSADD, encoded by the coding sequence ATGTCCAGCGGTGAGGAACTGCTCCGGTCGAGGGGCCTGCGGGTCACCCGACCGCGCCTCGCCGTGCTGGACGTCCTCGCCGACGGCGGCCACCTGGAGGTCGACGAGATCACCCGCCGGGTGCGGGAGCGCCTCGACTCGGTCTCCACGCAGGCCGTGTACGACGTGCTCGCGGCGCTCTCCCGGGCCGGGCTCTCCCGCCGTATCGAGCCGGCCGGCAGTCCCGCCCGCTACGAGGCGCGCGCCGGGGACAACCACCACCACGTGGTGTGCCGCGGCTGCGGCGAGATCGCCGACATCGACTGCGCGACCGGCAGCGCCCCCTGCCTCGATCCGGACACGACGCACGGCTTCGAGGTGGACGAGGCGGAGGTGACCTTCTGGGGTCTCTGCCCCACCTGTCAGACCCGCCGCTCCGCCGACGACTGA
- a CDS encoding DUF2231 domain-containing protein — protein MFREISGLPGHVLVIHAVVVLVPLLALASVAYGVLPRWRSRLDWAVAGLAVVTPIATFVAKESGEAFEEALRQRGLGGELLRKIEEHSEYGSTLLWFTIGLAVAALLLLLVTSGLARVRALPRWLAPVLTGVVIVLAAFALVYVYQTGDTGAQAVWSGTL, from the coding sequence GTGTTCAGGGAGATCAGCGGGCTGCCGGGCCACGTCCTGGTCATACACGCCGTCGTGGTGCTGGTGCCGCTGCTGGCGTTGGCCTCCGTCGCGTACGGGGTGCTGCCCCGGTGGCGGTCCCGGCTCGACTGGGCGGTGGCGGGCCTCGCCGTGGTGACTCCGATCGCCACCTTCGTGGCGAAGGAATCTGGCGAGGCGTTCGAGGAGGCGCTGCGGCAGCGGGGCCTCGGTGGCGAGTTGCTCAGGAAGATCGAGGAGCACTCCGAGTACGGCAGCACCCTGCTCTGGTTCACCATCGGGCTGGCGGTGGCGGCGCTGCTGCTCCTGCTGGTCACCAGCGGCCTCGCCCGGGTACGCGCCCTGCCCCGCTGGCTGGCCCCGGTGCTGACCGGGGTGGTGATCGTCCTCGCGGCCTTCGCGCTGGTGTACGTCTATCAGACCGGCGACACCGGCGCACAGGCTGTCTGGAGCGGAACACTCTGA
- a CDS encoding flagellar biosynthesis protein FlgA, protein MRWRGLPRGGSLLRVVLVAALLGLAAAVLQTPAGCPPGATPAPPAPAAPSSSPADGRPNDALPLPGGSVGVPVRLAEPAALAVLRPGARVDLLVVPAGTAAGEATLLAPRALVLDVVGAGALDGSSALYLALRPEQAQRAVGVPEGSRFAVVVRG, encoded by the coding sequence GTGCGGTGGCGGGGCCTGCCGCGGGGCGGGAGCCTGCTCCGGGTGGTGCTGGTCGCGGCGCTGCTCGGCCTGGCCGCCGCGGTCCTCCAGACCCCGGCCGGTTGCCCGCCCGGCGCGACCCCGGCCCCACCCGCCCCGGCCGCGCCTTCCTCGTCACCGGCCGACGGCCGCCCGAACGACGCGCTGCCACTGCCCGGCGGATCGGTCGGGGTGCCGGTCCGGCTGGCCGAGCCGGCTGCCCTCGCGGTGCTCCGTCCGGGTGCCCGGGTGGACCTGCTGGTCGTACCGGCCGGCACGGCGGCCGGGGAGGCGACCCTGCTCGCCCCGCGGGCGTTGGTGCTCGACGTGGTGGGCGCCGGGGCGCTCGACGGGTCCTCCGCGCTCTACCTGGCGCTCCGGCCCGAGCAGGCGCAACGGGCCGTCGGAGTGCCCGAGGGCAGCCGCTTCGCGGTGGTGGTACGCGGATGA
- a CDS encoding FmdB family zinc ribbon protein, translating to MPTYQYACTACGHQLEAVQSFSDEPLTECPACEGRLRKVFNSVGVVFKGSGFYRTDSRSKGSDSATSTTSKPAKSESSSSSSNGSGNGSAASTGGSSAKAPAASSSTSSSSSS from the coding sequence GTGCCTACGTACCAGTACGCCTGCACCGCGTGCGGCCACCAGCTCGAGGCGGTGCAGTCCTTCAGCGACGAGCCGCTGACCGAGTGCCCCGCGTGCGAGGGGCGGCTGCGCAAGGTCTTCAACTCGGTCGGCGTCGTGTTCAAGGGCTCCGGCTTCTACCGCACCGACTCGCGCTCCAAGGGGTCCGACAGCGCGACGAGCACCACGAGCAAGCCGGCCAAGTCCGAGTCGTCGTCGAGTTCGTCGAACGGGTCGGGCAACGGCTCGGCGGCCTCGACCGGCGGATCGTCCGCCAAGGCCCCGGCCGCCAGCAGCTCCACCAGTTCCTCCTCTTCTTCCTGA
- a CDS encoding 5-formyltetrahydrofolate cyclo-ligase, which produces MPEFSDGADVAHEAKRDLRVALLAHRRSLSAARRAEAAACVQAELLSLVRRLRPARMTGYVPVGSEPGGGELPEVLRAALPPEAELLLPVLRDDLDLDWAAYAGTASLRAAGRGLREPTGPRLGRSAVATAELVIVPALAVDHRGRRLGRGGGSYDRVLARVPAAALTVALLHDGELVEAVPAQPHDRPVRAVITPAGRLRTLPVVPGVEPNASAGRTRVP; this is translated from the coding sequence GTGCCGGAATTTTCTGATGGAGCGGATGTCGCACATGAGGCAAAGCGCGACCTGCGGGTGGCGTTGCTCGCCCACCGCCGGTCGCTGTCCGCCGCCCGGCGGGCGGAGGCGGCGGCGTGCGTTCAGGCCGAGCTGCTCTCCCTGGTACGCCGGCTCCGCCCGGCCCGGATGACCGGGTACGTGCCGGTCGGCTCGGAGCCGGGCGGCGGCGAACTCCCGGAGGTGCTGCGGGCGGCGCTCCCGCCGGAGGCGGAGCTGCTGCTGCCGGTGCTCCGCGACGACCTGGACCTGGACTGGGCCGCATACGCCGGCACGGCGTCGCTGCGGGCGGCCGGGCGGGGGCTGCGCGAGCCGACCGGGCCCCGGCTGGGCCGTTCCGCCGTGGCCACGGCGGAGCTGGTGATCGTCCCGGCCCTGGCCGTCGACCACCGGGGACGGCGGCTGGGACGGGGCGGCGGCTCGTACGACCGGGTGCTGGCCCGGGTGCCCGCGGCCGCCCTGACGGTGGCCCTGCTGCACGACGGGGAGCTGGTCGAGGCGGTGCCGGCACAGCCGCACGACCGGCCGGTACGCGCTGTGATCACCCCCGCCGGCCGGCTGCGTACGCTGCCGGTGGTGCCCGGTGTGGAACCGAACGCTTCCGCTGGACGAACCCGGGTGCCATGA
- a CDS encoding diguanylate cyclase produces the protein MTLRGRLTAAFLAVVLGPILLGAFFVGSMMSAVDRSRSTERLGLAAAGVRTSVDALCQQLRAAADAVALVSDPAARPRAADQVVGRGLAAAVLITDNAGRTSYATPDGPAGPWQDCAGESSVAGPVRALAARVQLRDAAGVDLGTVAAAQPVDPAFVARLAAVTGVAVTLLDEPSGTDRVTHTTETQEVREAVLAAARTVDGDRVTETTDGRYVRRLGPSPRQPLPLVLSVPGERPPGLYAVLVGAVALAAALAVLAAGRLARVTTRPLVELAGAVDRVAHGDLTARVPVRSRDEIGRLARAFNRMTRETGSYVAALTSSRDQLRGHLAVLGDTLASTHDLQRILRVILHSAIAATGARAGAVLLLDGDGVLVGRCVEGLDGRWPTTDRSDPATLRVPVGTGVVGTVAATGEPLRGRWEPAHVPSGEPTCETYIAVPFAASGAAELGGRAGSDRPGHPPADDPGSSSDPGGSDNSSAAGGHNSASAPLGGAPDRTKAGLTPRRDLEPSSGALGVLALYDRLGADEFDDDDLFTLRTFAGHAAVAVENVRVHEEAQRLSLTDPLTGLWNYRYLRESIRREVERANRFGRMLSVLALDLDRFKDVNDTWGHAAGDAVLVEFARRVRGEIREVDLAFRQGGEEFVVLLPETDARGAAIVAERLGAVVREHPVPVDGHGGLRVPVTVSIGIAVYPDHAATGQQVLDAADDALYAAKSAGRDGYQLARQPDPAATREIPVVSAAVSPPDGLPRAGAADPAGAGQGGASSGPHPPRQSRGR, from the coding sequence TTGACGCTACGCGGGCGGTTGACGGCGGCCTTCCTCGCGGTGGTGCTCGGCCCGATACTGCTCGGCGCGTTCTTCGTCGGATCCATGATGTCGGCCGTCGACCGCAGCCGCTCCACCGAACGGCTGGGCCTGGCCGCCGCCGGGGTGCGTACCTCGGTGGACGCCCTCTGCCAGCAACTGCGCGCGGCGGCCGACGCGGTCGCGCTGGTCAGCGACCCGGCCGCCCGGCCCCGCGCGGCGGACCAGGTGGTGGGGCGTGGGCTGGCCGCCGCCGTGCTGATCACCGACAACGCCGGCCGGACCAGCTACGCCACCCCGGATGGTCCGGCCGGGCCCTGGCAGGACTGCGCCGGCGAGTCGTCGGTCGCCGGCCCGGTCCGCGCGCTCGCCGCCCGGGTCCAGCTCCGCGACGCCGCCGGCGTCGACCTGGGCACGGTCGCCGCCGCGCAGCCCGTCGACCCGGCCTTCGTCGCGCGGCTCGCCGCGGTGACCGGCGTCGCGGTCACCCTCCTCGACGAACCCTCCGGCACCGACCGGGTCACCCACACCACCGAAACCCAGGAGGTACGCGAGGCGGTGCTGGCCGCCGCCCGCACGGTCGACGGAGACCGGGTCACCGAGACCACCGACGGCCGGTACGTCCGCCGGCTCGGCCCGTCCCCGCGGCAGCCGCTGCCGCTGGTCCTCTCGGTCCCCGGCGAGCGCCCACCGGGCCTGTACGCCGTCCTCGTCGGCGCGGTCGCGCTCGCCGCGGCGCTGGCCGTGCTGGCCGCCGGGCGGCTGGCCCGGGTGACCACCCGTCCCCTGGTGGAGTTGGCCGGCGCGGTGGACCGGGTGGCGCACGGCGACCTGACCGCCCGGGTGCCGGTGCGCAGCCGGGACGAGATCGGCCGGTTGGCCCGGGCGTTCAACCGGATGACCCGGGAGACCGGCAGCTACGTGGCGGCCCTGACCAGCAGCCGGGACCAGTTGCGCGGTCACCTGGCGGTGCTCGGCGACACCCTGGCCAGCACCCACGACCTGCAACGCATCCTGCGGGTGATCCTGCACAGCGCGATCGCCGCGACCGGCGCGCGGGCCGGCGCGGTGCTGCTGCTCGACGGTGACGGCGTGCTCGTCGGCCGGTGCGTCGAAGGGCTGGACGGGCGCTGGCCCACCACCGACCGGTCCGACCCGGCGACGCTGCGGGTCCCGGTCGGGACCGGGGTGGTCGGCACGGTGGCCGCGACCGGCGAGCCGCTGCGCGGCCGGTGGGAACCGGCGCACGTCCCGAGCGGGGAACCGACCTGCGAGACGTACATCGCGGTGCCGTTCGCCGCGTCCGGGGCGGCGGAGCTGGGCGGGCGCGCCGGCTCCGACCGGCCCGGCCACCCGCCGGCCGACGATCCGGGGTCGTCGTCCGACCCGGGCGGCTCCGACAACTCCAGTGCGGCCGGCGGCCATAATTCGGCCTCCGCGCCGCTGGGCGGCGCTCCGGACCGAACGAAGGCCGGTCTGACGCCGCGCCGCGACCTGGAGCCGTCGTCGGGCGCGCTCGGGGTGCTGGCCCTCTACGACCGGCTCGGGGCGGACGAGTTCGACGACGACGACCTGTTCACCCTGCGGACCTTCGCCGGGCACGCGGCGGTGGCGGTGGAGAACGTCCGGGTGCACGAGGAGGCGCAGCGGCTCTCCCTGACCGACCCGCTGACCGGCCTGTGGAACTACCGCTATCTGCGTGAGTCGATCCGGCGGGAGGTGGAGCGGGCGAACCGGTTCGGTCGGATGCTCAGCGTCCTCGCCCTCGACCTGGACCGGTTCAAGGACGTCAACGACACCTGGGGCCACGCCGCCGGGGACGCCGTGCTCGTCGAGTTCGCCCGCCGGGTACGCGGCGAGATCCGCGAGGTGGACCTGGCGTTCCGGCAGGGCGGCGAGGAGTTCGTGGTGCTGCTGCCGGAGACGGACGCCCGGGGCGCGGCCATCGTCGCCGAGCGGCTCGGCGCGGTGGTCCGGGAGCATCCGGTGCCGGTCGACGGGCACGGCGGGCTGCGGGTGCCGGTGACCGTCTCCATCGGCATCGCCGTCTACCCCGACCACGCCGCCACCGGCCAGCAGGTGCTCGACGCCGCCGATGACGCCCTCTACGCGGCCAAGTCCGCAGGTCGGGACGGTTACCAGCTGGCCCGGCAGCCAGACCCGGCAGCCACCCGGGAGATCCCGGTGGTGTCCGCCGCGGTCAGCCCACCCGACGGGCTGCCCAGGGCCGGCGCGGCGGACCCCGCCGGCGCGGGTCAGGGCGGCGCGTCTTCTGGTCCTCACCCGCCGCGGCAGAGCCGTGGCCGATAG
- a CDS encoding UTP--glucose-1-phosphate uridylyltransferase: protein MSEHSANPSAAAASGRSRAVKAVIPAAGLATRFLPATKAVPKELLPVVDRPVLQYIVEEATQAGISDVLLITGRGKTAMVDHFDRRPDLEERLAKKPELLAAVRRTEDLAEIYTCRQPEQLGLGHAVGYAESHVGDQPFAVLLGDEFVKMDEPLLPAMLELQARTGGIVLAFFEVDPADTKRYGIASVEPAEPEFTDIAEVVKVTGMVEKPNPEDAPSNLAVLGRYVLPGRIFDAIRRTEPGSGGEIQLTDAMELLRTEGVPVHAIVYRGTRYDTGMPLGYLQTVVQIAVEREDLGAEFRKWLAEFVNRGDETVTSAILDGVRKASGGPNT, encoded by the coding sequence ATGTCGGAGCACTCAGCGAACCCCTCAGCGGCCGCCGCGTCCGGTCGCTCCCGCGCGGTCAAGGCCGTCATCCCGGCCGCCGGCCTGGCCACCCGGTTCCTGCCGGCCACCAAGGCGGTCCCGAAGGAGCTGCTGCCGGTCGTCGACCGGCCGGTGCTGCAGTACATCGTCGAGGAGGCCACCCAGGCCGGCATCAGCGACGTGCTGCTGATCACCGGGCGCGGCAAGACGGCCATGGTGGACCACTTCGACCGCCGCCCCGACCTTGAGGAGCGGCTGGCGAAGAAGCCCGAGCTGCTGGCCGCGGTCAGGCGCACCGAGGACCTGGCCGAGATCTACACCTGCCGGCAGCCCGAGCAGCTCGGCCTCGGCCACGCCGTCGGGTACGCCGAGTCGCACGTCGGCGACCAGCCCTTCGCGGTGCTGCTCGGCGACGAGTTCGTCAAGATGGACGAGCCGCTGCTGCCGGCCATGCTGGAGCTCCAGGCCCGTACCGGCGGCATCGTGCTGGCGTTCTTCGAGGTCGACCCGGCCGACACCAAGCGGTACGGCATCGCCTCGGTCGAGCCGGCCGAGCCGGAGTTCACCGACATCGCCGAGGTCGTCAAGGTCACCGGGATGGTGGAGAAGCCGAACCCGGAGGACGCCCCGAGCAACCTCGCCGTCCTCGGCCGGTACGTGCTGCCGGGGCGGATCTTCGACGCGATCCGGCGGACCGAGCCGGGCAGCGGCGGCGAGATCCAGCTGACCGACGCGATGGAGCTGCTGCGTACCGAGGGGGTGCCGGTGCACGCGATCGTCTACCGGGGCACCCGCTACGACACCGGCATGCCGCTCGGCTACCTCCAGACCGTCGTCCAGATCGCGGTCGAGCGCGAGGATCTGGGCGCCGAGTTCCGCAAGTGGCTGGCCGAGTTCGTCAACCGGGGCGACGAGACGGTCACCTCGGCGATCCTGGACGGGGTACGCAAGGCGTCGGGCGGTCCCAATACATGA